In the genome of Longimicrobiaceae bacterium, one region contains:
- the priA gene encoding primosomal protein N', which yields MFVEVALPLPVLHTFTYAVPEGMRESAVPGARVLVPFGRKERIGWIDRVAEAPPAGRILPIHGVLDETPTVTPGLLQLARWIGEYYVAPLGQVLRTALPAALCDSSTDYVELAESPERPYETGNELEGKVLGWLRGKEGPQAVSRLRRECGDRVWWPTIRRLEEVGAVRVVTEAPRLEPAVRTRRVLRLLSDIPSLTERERIFGRAKRQRECFELVESMGGRAEVPQLAGALGFSYPIVNALVEKGVAVVEEEEVSRDPYAGIEAPEAPSFRPTEQQQAAIDALVGASRSPQPGTFLVRGVTGSGKTLVYIELLREVVERQGRTAIVLVPEIALTPQTVGRFKAVFGDQVAVLHSALSDGERYDEWRSLRAGEKRIVVGARSAVFAPLDDVGAIVVDEEHEGSYKQAEAPRYHAREVAVVRAQAEGAVCILGSATPSLESWAAAAAGKFRLLELPDRVGGRPLPPIRVVDLRVERKRQRESSGPLQERAPVIIADALADAVRARLRAGEQTILLLNRRGYATFVQCRECGLVWHCPECNVSLTYHRRRQRLTCHYCLHEEPAPSRCSACGSADLSFRGVGTEQVERAVGEAFPTARVARMDVDTTSGKWAHHEILGRVERGEVDVLLGTQMIAKGLDFPNVTLVGVINADVGINLPDFRATERTFQLITQVAGRAGRGPKGGEVFVQTALPEHYAITCSTDHDFIGFAGRELDARRDPQYPPHCRLVNVVVSGLEEAGTQEAAARAAAWLDGLLRARKVEGVGIIGPAPCPIDRIRGRWRWHLLLRSESPKLLGEISRFFYERFDVPRGKLDLRVAIDRDPVSLL from the coding sequence GTGTTCGTCGAAGTCGCCCTTCCGCTCCCGGTGCTCCACACCTTCACCTACGCTGTCCCGGAGGGGATGCGCGAGAGTGCGGTGCCGGGCGCGCGCGTACTCGTCCCCTTCGGGCGGAAGGAGCGGATCGGGTGGATCGACCGGGTGGCGGAGGCGCCGCCCGCCGGGCGCATCCTCCCCATCCACGGCGTGCTGGACGAGACGCCCACCGTCACGCCGGGGCTTCTCCAGCTGGCACGCTGGATCGGGGAGTACTACGTGGCTCCGCTCGGGCAGGTGCTGCGCACGGCGCTGCCGGCGGCGCTCTGCGACTCGTCCACCGACTACGTGGAGCTCGCGGAATCGCCGGAGCGGCCGTACGAGACGGGGAACGAGCTGGAGGGGAAGGTGCTCGGCTGGCTGCGTGGGAAGGAGGGGCCGCAGGCCGTGTCCCGGCTGCGGCGGGAGTGCGGCGACCGCGTGTGGTGGCCCACCATCCGCCGGCTGGAGGAGGTGGGCGCCGTCCGCGTCGTCACCGAGGCGCCGCGGCTGGAGCCGGCGGTGCGCACCCGGCGCGTGCTGCGCCTGCTCTCGGACATCCCCAGCCTCACGGAGCGGGAGCGGATCTTCGGGCGGGCGAAGCGGCAGCGGGAGTGCTTCGAGCTGGTGGAGTCGATGGGCGGCAGGGCGGAGGTCCCCCAGCTCGCCGGGGCGCTCGGCTTCTCGTACCCGATCGTGAACGCGCTGGTGGAGAAGGGCGTCGCCGTGGTCGAGGAGGAGGAGGTCTCCCGCGATCCGTACGCCGGCATCGAGGCTCCCGAGGCGCCGTCGTTCCGGCCCACGGAGCAGCAGCAGGCCGCCATCGACGCGCTGGTGGGCGCTTCGCGCAGCCCCCAGCCGGGGACCTTCCTGGTGCGCGGCGTCACCGGGTCGGGGAAGACGCTGGTGTACATCGAGCTCCTCCGCGAGGTGGTGGAGCGGCAGGGGCGCACCGCCATCGTCCTGGTCCCGGAGATCGCGCTGACGCCGCAGACGGTGGGGCGCTTCAAGGCGGTGTTCGGCGACCAGGTCGCCGTGCTGCACTCCGCCCTCTCCGACGGCGAGCGCTACGACGAGTGGCGCTCCCTGCGCGCCGGGGAGAAGCGGATCGTGGTGGGGGCGCGCTCCGCCGTCTTTGCGCCGCTGGACGACGTGGGCGCCATCGTCGTGGACGAGGAGCACGAGGGCTCCTACAAGCAGGCGGAGGCGCCGCGCTACCACGCGCGCGAGGTGGCTGTGGTGCGCGCGCAGGCGGAGGGCGCCGTCTGCATCCTGGGCTCGGCCACCCCCTCGCTGGAGAGCTGGGCCGCCGCCGCGGCGGGGAAGTTCCGCCTGCTGGAGCTCCCGGACCGCGTCGGCGGGCGCCCGCTCCCCCCCATCCGCGTGGTGGACCTCCGCGTCGAGCGGAAGCGGCAGCGCGAGAGCAGCGGCCCGCTCCAGGAGAGGGCGCCGGTCATCATCGCCGACGCGCTGGCCGACGCCGTGCGCGCCCGCCTCCGGGCCGGCGAGCAGACCATCCTCCTCCTCAACCGCCGCGGGTACGCCACCTTCGTGCAGTGCCGCGAGTGCGGGCTGGTGTGGCACTGCCCGGAGTGCAACGTGTCGCTCACCTACCACCGCCGCCGGCAGCGGCTCACCTGCCACTACTGCCTGCACGAGGAGCCCGCGCCGTCGCGCTGCTCCGCCTGCGGCTCGGCGGACCTGAGCTTCCGCGGGGTCGGCACCGAGCAGGTGGAGCGCGCGGTGGGGGAGGCGTTCCCCACTGCCCGGGTGGCGCGGATGGACGTGGACACCACCTCCGGGAAGTGGGCCCACCACGAGATCCTGGGGCGGGTGGAGCGCGGCGAGGTGGACGTCCTCCTCGGCACCCAGATGATCGCCAAGGGGCTGGACTTCCCCAACGTCACGCTGGTGGGCGTCATCAACGCCGACGTCGGGATCAACCTCCCCGACTTCCGCGCCACCGAGCGCACCTTCCAGCTCATCACGCAGGTGGCGGGGCGGGCGGGGCGCGGGCCCAAGGGCGGCGAGGTGTTCGTGCAGACGGCGCTCCCTGAGCACTACGCCATCACCTGCTCCACGGACCACGACTTCATCGGCTTCGCCGGCCGGGAGCTGGACGCGCGCCGCGACCCGCAGTATCCTCCGCACTGCCGCCTGGTGAACGTGGTGGTGAGCGGGCTGGAGGAAGCCGGCACGCAGGAGGCCGCGGCCCGGGCGGCGGCGTGGCTCGACGGGCTCCTCCGCGCCCGCAAGGTGGAGGGCGTCGGGATCATCGGCCCCGCACCGTGCCCCATCGACCGGATCCGCGGCCGCTGGCGCTGGCACCTCCTGCTCCGCTCCGAGAGCCCAAAGCTTCTCGGCGAGATCTCGCGCTTCTTCTACGAGCGCTTCGACGTGCCCCGCGGGAAGCTGGACCTCCGCGTCGCCATCGACCGGGATCCGGTGTCGCTGCTATAG
- a CDS encoding dipeptide epimerase, producing MRLEAEVLTLRTRHAFHIARAASPPARYDVWVRLRDDDGYEGWGEAAATPFYGETAETVTAVLPRLSEALEGAAGGDPFALERIEAALAHSIGRNPAAKAAVSAALHDLVGKRLGVPVWKLWGLDPAAAPVSSFTVGIDETEVMREKVREAASYPVLKIKVGSPRDEEILRMIRDEAPDKVLRVDANTGWTAKQTLAALPMLVEYGVEFVEQPLPKQDLEGLRLVRERSPLPIVADESCEVASDVAKLAGVVDGVNIKLAKCGSLREALRIVHAARAHGMRVMLGCMVESTLGIAAAVQLAPLVDWVDLDGAALLAHDPFTGPGLEPDGRLRFNTEPGLGVTRRESA from the coding sequence ATGCGCCTGGAAGCCGAAGTCCTCACCCTCCGCACCCGCCACGCCTTCCACATCGCCCGCGCGGCGTCGCCGCCCGCGAGGTACGACGTGTGGGTGCGGCTCCGCGACGACGATGGATACGAGGGGTGGGGCGAGGCCGCGGCGACTCCGTTCTACGGGGAGACGGCGGAGACGGTGACCGCGGTGCTGCCGCGGCTCTCCGAGGCGCTGGAGGGCGCGGCCGGGGGCGACCCGTTCGCGCTGGAGCGGATCGAGGCGGCGCTGGCGCATTCCATCGGCCGGAACCCGGCCGCGAAGGCGGCGGTCTCCGCGGCGCTGCACGACCTGGTGGGGAAGCGGCTCGGCGTTCCCGTGTGGAAGCTGTGGGGACTCGATCCGGCCGCGGCCCCGGTCTCCTCCTTCACCGTCGGCATCGACGAGACGGAGGTGATGCGCGAGAAGGTGCGCGAGGCCGCCTCGTACCCGGTGCTCAAGATCAAGGTGGGGTCTCCGCGCGACGAGGAGATCCTGCGCATGATCCGCGACGAGGCGCCCGACAAGGTCCTCCGCGTGGACGCCAACACCGGCTGGACCGCCAAGCAGACCCTCGCCGCCCTGCCCATGCTGGTTGAGTACGGCGTGGAGTTCGTGGAGCAGCCGCTCCCCAAGCAAGACCTGGAGGGGCTGCGCCTGGTGCGCGAGCGCTCCCCGCTCCCCATCGTCGCCGACGAGTCGTGCGAGGTCGCCTCCGACGTGGCGAAGCTCGCAGGCGTGGTGGACGGCGTGAACATCAAGCTCGCCAAGTGCGGCAGCCTCCGTGAGGCCCTCCGCATCGTGCACGCCGCCCGCGCCCACGGGATGCGCGTGATGCTCGGGTGCATGGTGGAGTCCACCCTCGGCATCGCCGCCGCCGTGCAGCTCGCCCCGCTGGTGGACTGGGTGGACCTGGACGGCGCCGCCCTCCTCGCCCACGACCCGTTCACCGGCCCCGGCCTGGAGCCGGACGGCAGGCTCCGCTTCAACACCGAGCCCGGCCTGGGTGTGACGAGGCGCGAGAGCGCCTGA
- a CDS encoding GvpL/GvpF family gas vesicle protein, producing the protein MPDRRSAPRVPPDPDARGLRLLGVVHGDRRRGGVWDAPGAAHGDTEVVRHRDLAALVYPALLRVEAVSPEDVVAHHRRLDAMLQRETVVPAPFGIGFAEERDVVRFLRERHDELLDALAFLEGRWEFRLHTVPGEPDFPEALALDLATHVYAELRKGSHAAIPFPRDEPRTFTAAFLVDRVGTRGFLEKVEELARANPDLSMDATGPWPPYDFVRLRLER; encoded by the coding sequence ATGCCGGACCGGAGGTCCGCCCCGCGCGTCCCGCCGGATCCCGACGCGCGGGGGCTTCGTCTCCTGGGCGTCGTCCACGGCGACCGGCGGCGCGGCGGCGTCTGGGACGCGCCGGGCGCGGCGCACGGCGACACCGAGGTGGTCCGCCACCGCGACCTGGCCGCGCTGGTGTACCCGGCGCTCCTCCGCGTGGAGGCGGTCTCGCCCGAGGACGTCGTGGCGCACCACCGCCGGCTGGACGCCATGCTCCAGCGGGAGACCGTGGTCCCCGCGCCCTTCGGGATCGGCTTCGCGGAGGAGCGCGACGTGGTCCGTTTCCTCCGCGAGCGCCACGACGAGCTGCTGGACGCCCTGGCCTTCCTGGAGGGGCGCTGGGAGTTCCGGCTGCACACCGTCCCGGGGGAGCCGGACTTTCCCGAGGCGCTCGCGCTGGACCTGGCGACGCACGTGTACGCCGAGCTGCGCAAGGGCTCCCACGCCGCGATCCCGTTCCCGCGCGACGAGCCGCGGACCTTCACCGCCGCCTTCCTGGTGGACCGCGTCGGAACCCGCGGATTCCTGGAGAAGGTGGAGGAGCTGGCCCGCGCCAACCCCGATCTGTCGATGGACGCCACGGGGCCGTGGCCGCCGTACGATTTCGTCCGGCTCCGGCTGGAACGATGA